The genomic window TGCACTTGTACGGGAAGGAGCAATATTTTGGTGTTGCGATGATTTAGCAATTCGAGGGCGCTTTTACTCTCCTGACTAAGCCATTGCGCCGCCTCGGGTTGCTCTGCCTGCTGGGTGATCTGACTAAAAATGTCTGCAGACGGTCCGGCGTCAGCGACCGAGGAAAATACCGATGTGAGTAAAACAACGCCAAACAGGCCTTTTATCATTTTCATTATCAATAGCCACACCCCAATACTAACGCAAAAGACGAGGTATCTGCTGAAGGAGTCTGCAAACGAGTGAGAACAAGACAAAGCCAGACAGGCAAACCCGATGAAATCTTCTAAGCAGGTATTTGCTTGTTAGCCGTCTTGTTCAGGAGATACCCAGGCACATTATTCCTGAAGCCCCGGGCGGAATCAATTTGGCAGGCACAAACAAAAAAGGCGTGGAGCTGTCACACTCCACGCCTTTTATTGATCCTCGACTAAGGACTGACCTGCACAACTACCGATGGTGGTGTGGTGTCGTATTGGCCAAATGCGTTTCGAACCAATAAGGTCACGACAAAAGTACCGACCTGATTGAAGGAAATCGTGCCGGGGTTTTGTGTTTCGATATTGCGTGCCGCGCCACCAAAACTCCACTGGAAGATCAGTTGGCCAGCACCAGAAGGATCAAAGCCCATACCTGAGAACTGCAGAGACTGACCTACTCGAATCTGCACAAAAGACGAACTGGGCGATACGATATATCCTTCCGGACCACTAACACCAGCCACCGGTGGGAATGGGCTTCCCCCTATCGGCGCTCCGCCAATTGGCGCACCTATCGGCGGTGTTGGGAATGGATTAGCGATCGGTGACTGAAAACCCTGTTGCACCGTTACCACCCGTTGATCGAAGACATTCACTGGCGCGCCATTGATGCTACCTGTGATCTGCAATGTCACGAAAAACGTTCCCGGCGTTGTGAACTGTACCGGCTGAGGATTACGGAAATTACTCGGCGCGGCGGCACCACCAAAATTCCATTGGTAATTAATATTGTTACCATTGATCTGGTTCGCCTCGAAGTTCACGCTATCACCCACATTGATTACCACATCCCCGCTTGGCGTAAGTATCCCGCCTCCGGTAAATGGTAATCCGGCTGGTGGTTGCGGAAGATTAGGCTGTCCGACAGGCGGCGCAGGAAGCGATGGTTGCAACACCGTGATCACGCGACGATCAAAGACATTGAGTGGCACACCATTAAGCGTTCCGGTTACCGTCAATGACACAAAGTACGTTCCGGGTGTCGTAAAACGTACCGGGTCCGGACGACGATCATTGCTAGATCGGGCTGCTGCACCAAAATCCCACAGATATGTTGCGATGGCACCAGTTAAACGGTTGGCTTCGAAGTTAACCGTGTCACCCACATTAATCACCAAATCTGTTGCTGGCGAAACAATACCGGTACCCAAAGGCACTTGCCCTGCAGGGAAACCAGGCGGCAACGTCGGTGGAAATGGTGATGCACCTGGCGGTAGAGCCCCGTTTGTTTGCATGACCGTGATATTGCGTTGATCAAAAATATTTACGGGAACGCCCGCAGCATCAGTACCTGATATTCTTACTGCAATTGTAAAGGTACCAATTCGATCAAAAGTCACTGTTGCGCTTCGACGCGTACTATTGTTACGCAATCCAGCGAATTCCCAGTTGTAGTTGAGATTCGCACCTGGAGGATCGATCGCCTCGAAACGAATCTGACTGCCGAGATTCACGACGGTATCCGCTGCTGGTGAGACTATGCCTGCCGTTGCACCGTTTATCGGATTGCCAGGAAAAGGTGGAAATGGATTCGGCGCCGGTGATGGTGGAAATGCGGGATTCTGTTGCATAACCGTAATCACGCGTTGATCGAATATGTTTATCGGAATTCCCGCGCTCGTACCCGTCACCTGTAAGGTCACGAAGAAAGTTCCTGGCGTATTAAAACTCACCGTACCTGGCGACTGTCGATTGCTATTGCCGCGTACGCTACCAAAGTTCCAGTTATAGTTGAGATTCGCACCGGGAATATTGATGGCCTGGAAATTAACCTCGTTGCCGACATAAATCACCATGTCCGTGGCTGGCGAAACAATACCGCTGTTCGCCGCAATAGGATTAACACCTCCACCCGGCGGTGGCAGATTTGGTAGTGGCGTTCCGGTCACGCTGACACGCACTGACTCGCGATCGGAAACCTGTTGTCCGCTCAGCACATCTGTTCCGGTAACGCGCAGGTGCACATGATAATTTCCCGGATCCGTGAAGATGTATTGCCCAGGTGATTGCTGATTGGAAGTAAACACATCCCGATCATTGTCCTGTCGATGGATACGCCATTCATAAGTAATGTTACTGACCGTCTGAGCATTACGCGCCTCACCCATCAGAAATATCGGTGTACCCAGGGTCACTGAAGTATTGTCTGTTGGAGAGGTAATACTTGCATCTACATTACTCGGCGCTCGAACCGTAATCGTGCGCGTCGCCGGATTACCCACGACGTTACCGGTCTGATCGGTGACATAAAATGTCACGAAGAACTGCCCCGGAATTGGAAAGGTGATGTTACCCGGTGTTGGCAGATTGGAATTCGCGGCCGCGCCACCAAAGGTCCAGAAATATTGAAAAAGCCCTGGATTATTATTGGCACTGGCCTGACCGCTAAAGAATACCGATTCACCCGGACGTATTGTAACGTCTGACTGTGGCGAAATTATCGTGGTTGCCAGTACGCCATTGACTGGCGGAGTTCCTGCGAAGGGATCGATAACGGTAATTCTGCGCTTGGGTGGATTCGGGTCTTTTGTACCAAGCGCATCGGTGACCGTCATTTCAATTTCGAAGATACCTGGTGTCGTAAACGTCACCGCGCCTGCAGCACCAACCGGGCTCATATAAATATTCGGTGCTAGCCGTTCAAACTCCCACGAGTAATATAGCGCGCCACTATTATCGGGATCATAGCCAGTGGCATCGAAAAATAAACTTTCACCAACGTTAATCGTCACGTCATTCATTGGCGAAGTAATCATGCCTACGGGCGCCTGATTTGCGGCAGCCACTCCTGCGCCCACGACCACCGTAACAGTCGCAGGCACCGGACTACGTAGACCAAAAGTACTGGTTGCATAAAGGCTAACGATATAAGTGCCCGCACGTGAAAACGGAACCGCGCCAGGAGTCGCGCCAAACTGTGGTGGAAAAATTCCAGAGAAATCCCATTCAAAGGTGAAGCTTTGTGAGTTCAAATCATCGGTTGCCGTACCACTGAAAAACAATGTCTCACCGACATTGATATTTACCGTGCCATTCACGGCGACAGGAGACAAAATCGTCGGTGTTGGCGTAGTCGCCAGGGTGGTGTTTGGATCTGTCACCGTTACTGAACGCAAGGCAGGCGTGGGATCAACATTGCCTGCGCCGTCGGTTACATAGAGTCTGATTAAATACGTGCCAGCGGTGTTAAACCACAACGGTCCAGGATTCTGTACCGCAGAATTTGGCGCGACCCCAGCCAGATCCCAACGAAAACTAAACGGCGGCACCACTGCACTTCCGATAACTGTCGCCTGCAGATCGACGCTTTGTCCAACCGCGATCGTGACATCCTGCGGCGGACTGAGTATGACGCCGTTAGGAATGTTTGCCAGGTCTACCGGGTTGGCAACCACTTTGACGCCATTCGGTATATCAGTGGCCGCTATAGCTCTGCCTCTCACCCCCTGTGAGTTGGCAGAGCAATTAGCTGGCGCATTCTGTACCGGGATGGTTGTCATCCCTTCCGGCAGATCCACGTGCACATCACAGGCAGCGACGGTCGAACTGGCTGACCAGTATCCTTCGTCGTCAACGCTAGCGTGACCGATTACCGCGCCGTTCGCAGCATCGTGTATCTGTACCGTATCCACCTTGGAAGATGCTATTCCGGAAACAAGCAGGGTTTGCGTGTCCTCTTCCCAAACAGCGTTGGCGTTCACATCCACGCCTGTTGGTAATTGCTCACAAGCGCTGAAAAAAAATATCGCTAGTATTAAATAGGATATTGCTATGGTGGTCTCACTAACTATAGAGCGAGCATTCGTTCTCCATGTATTCATTGTAATCTGGCTCCCCGTGTTTGCTCATTGCACTGACTGCGTGGCTGCTTGGTCTAATTTTTTTACACATAATTGAAAGGACGACGCAGCACCGTAGGCGTGCCAGCGTTCCAGGCGAATACACATTTGTGGTAACAACATGGAGTACCGATGCGTGATGTCACACACCTAGTTTTTTTAGGAAATAAAGCAAATAACGATAAAGCAGGATTCTGTTATTTTTTATTTTTTCTACGCAACCCAATGCGCTATTCATCTCCTGTATACAATGGCAGCACCCCTTCCCACATGCGCCATGTTGCCATACTGCCCTTCAAGTTTGAAATGGGACTGAATTTCTCGGATTAAAAATCAATGTTTGAGCGTTTGATTACTAACGATTTTTTGCTGTGGCATTTCACACAGTGTCAAACCTTGGACACGAACCGTAGCAATGGATAGCAGGGTCGAAAGTAAATACTGTCGCCGCATGCTTGGACAGTTTTTTTTGCAGGAGATTTTAGCAGACATCTTTTGCTGTCCAGCTGACCGAACGCTTGAGCAGAATCAGTGACTGAGCGTAGAAAAAAAACCGGGGCTATAGTACTGCCCCGGTGTTATACATGAGAAAAGAGAAATTGTTGGCTGAAAAAAGTGATCGTCAAAACATTCGAGAATCAGGGAATGAAATCAAACGCGATTAAAAGTACACACAAAAAGAGCAGACCGAAAACAGGATGTTGTATACGCGCATGAAATGGAGACATAATGCTTCACCTTTTCTTCGTACCCGTCCCTTCGGGTGGAAATACACCGCGCGTTCGAACCATGAAATCCTTGCCGGTGTCCTGTGACATGGATCTACCTTACCCCAGTTACCCTCCAAAGGGTATCCCAAATGTGTAAACATCTGTGTCCTGTCTACCCGTATACTGGAAATGATTTGGCTTTTCTGTTAGATGATAGTTGCGTAGAATTTACATTCATCTATCACATTGATTTTTTATAATGAAACTGTCGCTCAAAACATTTTTACTTTTGTTTATTGTTTTTAAGCAAAGCTACGCTGCAACTTGCACTGTAGACGACATCACCTCGATACCGGACATACGTCTAGAACTCGCGGTAAATGGCACGGAAGACCCGGTCGCAATAGCCCATGCCGGTGATCAAAGCAAACGTTTGTTTGTTGTCGAACAAGACGGTCGGGTGCGCGTAGTGAAAGACAACAAACTCGTCGACAAACCATTTCTCGACATCACCGACAAAGTAAAATCCGGTGGTGAAAAAGGCCTGCTAGGTATCGCCTTTCATCCCCAGTTTCGTAGCAATGGAAAATTCTATGTTAACTACACGAGAGAAGTAGATCACCTGGAGACGGTTGTTTCGGAATTTCGCGCCGATAAAAACAACATCGTTAATCCCAAAAGCGAACGCATACTTCTACAGTTTTCTCAACCGTGGGGAAATCATAACGGTGGACAGTTAGCCTTTGGGCCGGACGGTATGCTTTACATCGGCGTGGGTGACGGCGGATCCGCCAACGATCCTGACAATAATGGACAACAAAAAGAAACCTTATTAGGCGCAATTTTACGCATTGATGTTAACCACACCCCCTACGGCATTCCCAAAGACAACCCGTTTGTGAATACGCCCAAGGCGCGTCCCGAGATATGGGCGTACGGCTTGCGCAATCCCTGGCGATTTTCCTTTGACCGCGAAACAGGGCAGTTATATGCCGCCGATGTGGGTCAGGATGAGGTGGAGGAAATCAATATTATCGAGAAAGGCGGTAACTATGGCTGGCGCATTATGGAAGGTGATATTTGTACGCCGGGAGTCGCGACCAACTGTGATAAAACAGGATTGAAACTACCTTTCTATCACTATCGACACAATATCGGCAGGTCCATAACGGGCGGCTATGTGTATCGCGGTGTTCGCAGTCCTTCCTTATGCGGTACCTATCTCTATGGCGACTTCGTTAACCAGGCATTGTGGGGGTTGCGTTACCACCAGGGTAAAGTGGTTGCGCACAAAACTCTGTTTGAGGCGCGTTCACTTTGGCGTTTGCCCCTGGACTATTTCGATGACAACGGTTTGCTCATCAGCACCTTCGGTGAAGACGAAGACGGCGAGGTCTATGTGGCCGCTTATCAAAGCGGACGTATTTATCGCATAGTGGCCAAATAATACAGCGGTATTACTGCTGATAAACCCAGCGTATCAATTCATCCTGCAAGGCTTCTGCTTTTTTTGTGTGCGCCTGTTTATCGTTGTGCAACATGACGACGACGTATCGCTTTCCGCTTCTAGCATAGACATAGCCGGCCATGGTTTGAACAAAGTCGAGCAGCCCCGTTTTGATATGCGCGCGTCCAATTAAAGGTTCACCATGAAAACGATGGGCCATAGTACCGTCATAACCGCTGACCGGTAGCGACGCCATAAACTCCGGCATATAGGCTTGATGATAAATGTATACGAGCATTTGCCCGAGCATGACAGCACTGGTACGCGTATCACGCGACAAACCGGCACCGTTATCCAGTTGCAATACGCTGTCATCCACGCCGGTTTCCTGCACCCAGGATCGAACGGCTTTTAGACCTTTATCTGTTGTACCCGGCGCCTGATATCGCGCAGCTCCCATCGTCAACAACACTTGTCGAGTCATTACATTATTACTGAATTTGTTTATCAGGCGGATCGCTTCCGCGAGTGATATCGATGATTCCTGTATCGCGGAAGTGGCGGAACTGGGAACGCGAGCGGGCTGAATACGTCCTCCAACACTGCCGCCTAGCTGTTGCCAGATCGGCAAGAAGTAATGACTGAAGTGATCCGCCGTTTCCACCACACGACGATACAGGGTACGTCTCTCGCATTCTCTTGCATAGCGTCCATCGAAAGTTACAACGACATCATCGCCTTTGTTATCTACGGATAGCGTTAAACGCTTTTGCCAGTTCCCGCAACTTCCATTGACCAGTTTGACCTTGTTCACCAGACGCAACCGCGGCGAGGCCGGGAAAGTAACGATGTTCACCTGATCCTGCTCAACCCCAAAATGAAATTCCGTTGCCTGAAATCCTACCAGTACAGCATTCGGCCCCACGTGGTAGGTGCGAAAAGGCTGATCATCGAACGCGCCATAATCCACCTTGTCCGGACGAAAATAGCTGTCATCGAAATACACATTGCCTTTGATGTCATGTATGCCAAACATGGAAAGTCTGTTGAGGAGTAACCAGAAGCGCTCTGGCGTCAGATAAGGATCGCCATTGCCGACGAAATACACGTCACCGTTTAATGTCCCTCTATTCAGGTCGCCGGTATACAAGACGTCGGTAGACCAGCGATAACCAACGCCGAGGGTTCCCAATGAGGCGGCGGTAGTCACCAGCTTGATTACGGATGCGGGATTAAACGGTTTGTGTGCCTGAAACGACACTAACGGTTTATTTGCGCCGACTTCCTGAACGAAAAGTCCTATGCCGTCGAGTTCAAATCCTTTGTCCGCAATCGTCTGTGCAAGAATTGGAGGTAAATCTGCAGCGGCATGGGCGCATAGGGAAAACAACAAACACAAAACGACACGCACATTGAAACGAATATGTCGTGTCGTCAGCATTAACGCCCCTATTTCTTTGCCTTGGGTTCTACGGAATGACAACGCATGCAATTCAATGTCGGTGAAAACGCGATCTTGCCGTGACAAAGACCGCAATACTTACCGTTTAGGATATCTGCCATCTGAATTTTGGCTGCGCCTTTTTTCTGTTCGAACACCGCGGGATGACAGTTCTTACACGCCAGCCATTCAGTGTGGACTTTATGAGAGAACAAGACATTAGGCATTGCCTGTGTATTGGTAAACAACAGATCGAGATCAAAAGGTTTTAGTTCTGGCCCGGTTCCCATCAAGTCTGAACGTGGTGCAATCATGCCACTACGCAAGGCCTGCACCCAGTTAGTCAAACCGGCGTCATCACGCGGAAACTCAGCCAATGCCTCGTCCGGTGGCTGCAAACCATACATAGCAGTAATATTTGTCGGGTCGTGGATACCGTCTTCGGCGATGGGAATGGCTTTACCCGTTAATTGAAAATGCGTTCCCTTGTTCCAGAACTCACCTTCAAATTTACCTGGCTCTTCGGCCTGAACTGCCGAGCCAATAAATCCTGCCAGTAAAACCCAAAAAACCAATTGAATAAACGTGTAATACATATTTTCCAACTTTTTCTATAGTGTAGTCTAACGCCAAGGCATCCTATTATACCGCGTGGAAGAGAAAATTTGACCCAAGCTCTGAGGATAGCAAGCACTATTCGGACCTGAATATCTTCAATCGAGGGGCTGTATAAAAACTGAATGACGAACATACACTTAAACTTGGACGAATGACTGCCGCAATAGTAATCTTGGAAAATCTGCCTCGGACGAATAAGCATTAATGTCTCTTTCAAATAGTTTTCTTCGTGAATCCCGCGCCTTGTTAGTACTTGCTACGCCTATCGTTATCAGTCAACTGGCGCAAATGGGTATGAGCTTCACCGATACCGTAATGTCTGGGCGACATGCAGAAAGCAGTCTGGCCGGCGTGGCGATAGGCTCCAGTGTATGGATTCCCTGTTTTCTGTTTCTTACCGGTGTACTCATGGCGGTAACGCCGTTCGTCGCACAGGCCTGGGGAGCACAGCAACACAAGGACATCAGAGTGACTGTCCAGCAAGGCATGTGGTTAGCACTCGCACTCGGTATCGCGATGATGCTGGTGATGCAGAGCCTGGGAATTATCTTCGACTACATGGAAATGGAACCCGTCGCGTACGAACAGGCGCGGGGTTATAGTTATGCGGTTTCTTTCGGACTGCCCGCAATGGCCTTGTTCGTGGTATTGCGCAGCTTGAACGAAGGCACACACTTCACCCGCCCCTACATGTACGTCAGCATAGGGGCCGTGCTGTTGAACATTCCGCTGAACTATATTTTCGTCTACGGAAAATTAGGACTACCCGAAATGGGTGGCGTGGGCTGCGGTTGGGCGACGGCACTGGTGTTATACCTGGAATTTTTCGCCCTGTTGTTTGTCACCCGACGCCAGAAAGAATTGAATACCCTGGGCTGGTTCACCAACTGGCAAAAACCCGAGCTATCGCGGATTATGGAGCTACTGCGTCTCGGCATTCCCATTGGCATCGGCTTACTCATCGAATCCAGTATGTTTTCACTCATCGCCTTGTTTCTCGCCAAGCTGGGAAGCACAGCAGTCGCCGGGCATCAGGTGGCGATGTCTTTCGTTTCATTGATGTTCATGGTGCCGCTGAGTCTTGCCATGGGACTGACAATACGCTGTGGCTATTTTGTCGGTCGAGGTGAACCAGACAAAGCGCGCTATGCGGCATTTCTGGGTATGGGACTGACACTTTGCTGCGCCTGTATTTTTTCGTCGTCGATGTTGCTGTTTCCGCAATACATTGCCTCGCTCTATAGTAATGATGTCGCCGTGCAGGCACTCGCCGTAAAGCTGTTGTTCTTTGGCGCGATTTTTCAATTCTCAGATGCCATACAAGTGAGCGCTGCCGGAGTATTACGCGGTTACAAGGACACGCGTTTCACTTTTGTCACTATGCTTTTGGCCTACTGGGGAATAGGTTTACCTTTAGGTTATATGCTGGGCGTTACTGAGATATTTGGCAGTGCGCTTGGCGCGCAAGGGTTTTGGGTGGGACTAATCGCCGGACTGGGTTTCGCTTCGGTTTTTCTTGCCGCGCGCGTGCATATGATCAGCAAGAAGGCAGTAAAAACAGCACCCGTCTTTGCTTAACGGGTGCTGTTTCGCGTTTACCACATATATTTTTTCAGCGTCGCCTTATCATCCGCGCTTGGCATATGGTTTAAATCATGAACGATGCCGGCCAGTTCACGCGCTGCTTCCGGTACAGCGCTATCGCCCTTGATCTTCGCCAGTTTGGCTTTATCTTCACCACTTGCCTTGTGTTGCAGATTTAGAATGGCAGTGGCGATATCGCGTTCGTATTGAGGAGCGTTGGCGTTATTGACGATGTCTTGCAACTTCGGCCGGTCCGCATCACCAGGATAATGATTCAGATAGTTCAAAATTGTCGCCATAGTCTTTATTGATGCGCTGGGTTGACCACTTGCGACACTGAGTTGTGAAACAGCAAGCATCGCCAGCATCAATAATAACGCTGTAATTCCCTTATTCATATTGTCACCTTTCAATTATTTCCGTTAAAAAGTACTTCACCCTGATGCACGCAAATCATTTGTCAAATACATGAATTTGTCAAACATTATGCTTGATCAGGCCTGTATTCGAAAACCGACACCTTGGTGCCCTGTCCCGACACAGTTTCTTTATACGCTTCAGGCAAGGGTATTATTTCCGTGTAGCGACAAACATCACATTCGGCAGACACTATCTCATGAAGAAAATTTTGATCGAGATTGGGGGCATTCAGACAGAGCACCAACAAACCGCCTGGCGCCATAAACTCGGGCAGGCGCCGAATGATTTTCTGATAGTCTTTTCCGATATTGACACTACCGACTTGAAATGCAGGCGGGTCGCAGATTAACAAATCATACGGCCCATGCTTGCGCAACCGTGACCATGAACGAAATATATCCACGCCTTCAAACACGACATGCGCTGTGTCCTGATTATTCAAGCGATGGTTCTCCCTGCCACGTTGCAGTACGCTCTTGTTGTTATCAAAATTCACAACCTTGCGCGCGCCACCTGCCAGTGCCGCAACTGAAAACGCACAGGTATAAGCGAACAGATTCAATACGCGTTTATCGGCGGCCTGTTCTCTCACCCAACGTCGCCCATTGCGCATATCCAGAAACAAACCGTAATTTTGCAGACGGCCAAGTTGGATATAGAACTTCAGTCCATCTTCGGTAACCACAATCTCTGTCAGCGCCTCTCCCAGCAAAACTTCGGTTGGCGATTTTTCCTGGTATCGATGCTGAACTTGTACCGAACGACAACCGTCAATGCGCGACATCAACGTATCCGCCAGTTCCGCAAGCCATTTAGTGTCTACTGGTTCGTACAACATGATCAATGCGACAGGCGGCAACCAATCTATATTGACATGTTGGTAGCCGGGATATGCCTTACCGCGACCATGAAACAGGCGCCGACATTCCGCTTGCGGAACATTTTTTGGTGGAACGAAAGCGATGTCATTTATCACTTTTGGAAACTACCCTCTTGCCAGCCTTGCGTTACATGTCACTAAAAATAGTATGGTATGAATCTTATCACTATTGTCCACGCGTCCAAAAAGTAACAAACCTTGTACTCAATCGTCTAAAGGACTAACGTAGGTTTGATACAGCGACTATTCGTTACAAGGAAGCCATCATGAAACCACAACTGATTAGCTTCGATCTCTGTCCGTTCGTGCAACGTTCGGTGATCACCTTACTGGAAAAGCATGTGGAGTTTGATATTACTTACATCGATCTCGCCAAGCCACCACAATGGTTTCTCGATATCTCACCCTTTGGCAAAGTGCCAGCGTTACGGGTAGGGGATAAAACCGTGTTCGAATCGGCAGTGATAAACGAATATCTCGACGACACCACGCCGCCATCTATGCATCCCGTCGACCCATTGCAACGTGCCATCAATAAATCGTGGATAGAGTTTGCCTCTGAACTACTGGCGCAACAATATCTCTATAGCGTCGCCAATACGGAAGACGAATTTGACACTCACTTACACCAACAGATAAGCCTCTTATCTCGCCTGGAGAAACACTTCGGCGACGGGCCGTTCTTTAACGGCGACGCCTTTTGTTTGATTGAAGCGGCGTACGCCCCATTCTTTACCCGCGCAAAACTATTAGTCGACATATTCGACAATACGTTTATGGATGAGACACCGAAGCTATCCCTCTGGGCTGACAAACTGGTGAAGCGTGAGTCCGTGATGAATTCGGTTAATGCCGATTTTCGGCAAAAGTACATCGCTTATCTTCAAAATGTCGGTGGCTACGCCTCATCCCAGATGGCGAAATCGGTGATGATATAGAACCCGTCCATGCGCGATAGGCTACACGCAAGTCATCGACAACGCTTCCCTCACGGGAGACGCATGCTACAATTTGCTCAGTGTTTACAGAGCTGAGAGCCACCCATGAACCAGGAAGCCTATATATTTGAAGTCACAGAAAAAACATTCCCTTCTGCCGTTCTGCAAAACTCCGAGCAACTTCCCGTATTCGTGTTGTTTCAGGGCGTGTGGTCAGAGCCCTGTTTTGTTGAGGCCGAACTCTTAAGTCAGCTGGCCAATGAATTCGCGGGCAGATTTGTGTTTGCCAAGGTCGATATCGACGAACAAGCCGAGCTGCGCAAACAGTACCGCATCGAAAACGTTCCGACCTTAATTATTTTTCAAGACGGTGAAGAATCCCGACGCGAAGAAGGGCAGATGCAAGAGGCCGAGGCTCGCGCGGTGCTCGGTACCTATGGGATTAAACACGAATCCGACGACTTGCGCGAAGAGGCGCGTAAAAAACATCTTAGCGGCGATACAGCGGGCGCAATTGTGTTGTTAACTCAAGCCATACAGAAACACCCATCGAACACACGCGTTGCCATGGACATGGTGCAGATCTTTATCGATATCGGTGACATAAACAGCGCACAGGGACTTTACGGCAAACTGCCACAGCGCGACAAAGAAAGCGACATGGGCAAGGCGCTCAATGGTCAGCTTAGTTTTCTTGAGCTTGCATCTAAAACCGAGGGTCTTGACGTTTTACAACAGCGCATCATCTCTGAACCCAAAAATCATGAGGCCCGATTTGATCTGTCGGTCTGTCAGGTCGCCGCGCATCAATACAAATCCGCAATGGACAATCTCTTCGAGATACAGCAAAGCGATCCT from Gammaproteobacteria bacterium includes these protein-coding regions:
- a CDS encoding PQQ-dependent sugar dehydrogenase, with translation MKLSLKTFLLLFIVFKQSYAATCTVDDITSIPDIRLELAVNGTEDPVAIAHAGDQSKRLFVVEQDGRVRVVKDNKLVDKPFLDITDKVKSGGEKGLLGIAFHPQFRSNGKFYVNYTREVDHLETVVSEFRADKNNIVNPKSERILLQFSQPWGNHNGGQLAFGPDGMLYIGVGDGGSANDPDNNGQQKETLLGAILRIDVNHTPYGIPKDNPFVNTPKARPEIWAYGLRNPWRFSFDRETGQLYAADVGQDEVEEINIIEKGGNYGWRIMEGDICTPGVATNCDKTGLKLPFYHYRHNIGRSITGGYVYRGVRSPSLCGTYLYGDFVNQALWGLRYHQGKVVAHKTLFEARSLWRLPLDYFDDNGLLISTFGEDEDGEVYVAAYQSGRIYRIVAK
- a CDS encoding MATE family efflux transporter; the encoded protein is MSLSNSFLRESRALLVLATPIVISQLAQMGMSFTDTVMSGRHAESSLAGVAIGSSVWIPCFLFLTGVLMAVTPFVAQAWGAQQHKDIRVTVQQGMWLALALGIAMMLVMQSLGIIFDYMEMEPVAYEQARGYSYAVSFGLPAMALFVVLRSLNEGTHFTRPYMYVSIGAVLLNIPLNYIFVYGKLGLPEMGGVGCGWATALVLYLEFFALLFVTRRQKELNTLGWFTNWQKPELSRIMELLRLGIPIGIGLLIESSMFSLIALFLAKLGSTAVAGHQVAMSFVSLMFMVPLSLAMGLTIRCGYFVGRGEPDKARYAAFLGMGLTLCCACIFSSSMLLFPQYIASLYSNDVAVQALAVKLLFFGAIFQFSDAIQVSAAGVLRGYKDTRFTFVTMLLAYWGIGLPLGYMLGVTEIFGSALGAQGFWVGLIAGLGFASVFLAARVHMISKKAVKTAPVFA
- a CDS encoding PKD domain-containing protein; translated protein: MNTWRTNARSIVSETTIAISYLILAIFFFSACEQLPTGVDVNANAVWEEDTQTLLVSGIASSKVDTVQIHDAANGAVIGHASVDDEGYWSASSTVAACDVHVDLPEGMTTIPVQNAPANCSANSQGVRGRAIAATDIPNGVKVVANPVDLANIPNGVILSPPQDVTIAVGQSVDLQATVIGSAVVPPFSFRWDLAGVAPNSAVQNPGPLWFNTAGTYLIRLYVTDGAGNVDPTPALRSVTVTDPNTTLATTPTPTILSPVAVNGTVNINVGETLFFSGTATDDLNSQSFTFEWDFSGIFPPQFGATPGAVPFSRAGTYIVSLYATSTFGLRSPVPATVTVVVGAGVAAANQAPVGMITSPMNDVTINVGESLFFDATGYDPDNSGALYYSWEFERLAPNIYMSPVGAAGAVTFTTPGIFEIEMTVTDALGTKDPNPPKRRITVIDPFAGTPPVNGVLATTIISPQSDVTIRPGESVFFSGQASANNNPGLFQYFWTFGGAAANSNLPTPGNITFPIPGQFFVTFYVTDQTGNVVGNPATRTITVRAPSNVDASITSPTDNTSVTLGTPIFLMGEARNAQTVSNITYEWRIHRQDNDRDVFTSNQQSPGQYIFTDPGNYHVHLRVTGTDVLSGQQVSDRESVRVSVTGTPLPNLPPPGGGVNPIAANSGIVSPATDMVIYVGNEVNFQAINIPGANLNYNWNFGSVRGNSNRQSPGTVSFNTPGTFFVTLQVTGTSAGIPINIFDQRVITVMQQNPAFPPSPAPNPFPPFPGNPINGATAGIVSPAADTVVNLGSQIRFEAIDPPGANLNYNWEFAGLRNNSTRRSATVTFDRIGTFTIAVRISGTDAAGVPVNIFDQRNITVMQTNGALPPGASPFPPTLPPGFPAGQVPLGTGIVSPATDLVINVGDTVNFEANRLTGAIATYLWDFGAAARSSNDRRPDPVRFTTPGTYFVSLTVTGTLNGVPLNVFDRRVITVLQPSLPAPPVGQPNLPQPPAGLPFTGGGILTPSGDVVINVGDSVNFEANQINGNNINYQWNFGGAAAPSNFRNPQPVQFTTPGTFFVTLQITGSINGAPVNVFDQRVVTVQQGFQSPIANPFPTPPIGAPIGGAPIGGSPFPPVAGVSGPEGYIVSPSSSFVQIRVGQSLQFSGMGFDPSGAGQLIFQWSFGGAARNIETQNPGTISFNQVGTFVVTLLVRNAFGQYDTTPPSVVVQVSP
- the dacB gene encoding D-alanyl-D-alanine carboxypeptidase/D-alanyl-D-alanine-endopeptidase, whose product is MLTTRHIRFNVRVVLCLLFSLCAHAAADLPPILAQTIADKGFELDGIGLFVQEVGANKPLVSFQAHKPFNPASVIKLVTTAASLGTLGVGYRWSTDVLYTGDLNRGTLNGDVYFVGNGDPYLTPERFWLLLNRLSMFGIHDIKGNVYFDDSYFRPDKVDYGAFDDQPFRTYHVGPNAVLVGFQATEFHFGVEQDQVNIVTFPASPRLRLVNKVKLVNGSCGNWQKRLTLSVDNKGDDVVVTFDGRYARECERRTLYRRVVETADHFSHYFLPIWQQLGGSVGGRIQPARVPSSATSAIQESSISLAEAIRLINKFSNNVMTRQVLLTMGAARYQAPGTTDKGLKAVRSWVQETGVDDSVLQLDNGAGLSRDTRTSAVMLGQMLVYIYHQAYMPEFMASLPVSGYDGTMAHRFHGEPLIGRAHIKTGLLDFVQTMAGYVYARSGKRYVVVMLHNDKQAHTKKAEALQDELIRWVYQQ
- a CDS encoding cytochrome c3 family protein, with product MYYTFIQLVFWVLLAGFIGSAVQAEEPGKFEGEFWNKGTHFQLTGKAIPIAEDGIHDPTNITAMYGLQPPDEALAEFPRDDAGLTNWVQALRSGMIAPRSDLMGTGPELKPFDLDLLFTNTQAMPNVLFSHKVHTEWLACKNCHPAVFEQKKGAAKIQMADILNGKYCGLCHGKIAFSPTLNCMRCHSVEPKAKK